One window from the genome of Amycolatopsis sp. NBC_01480 encodes:
- a CDS encoding acyl-CoA dehydrogenase family protein: MDFRETSEHRDLRDTVRAITAKFGPEYFVPRAEAGEATPELWAELGRNGFLGINLPEEYGGGGAGLAELAMVCEETAAAGCPLLLLLVSAAISGEMISDFGTEEQKRYWLPRMASGAAKVVFGITEPDAGSNTHRLSTVAERDGGDFVINGTKHYISGVDEAEAVLLVARSGRDEATGRGRLSLFLVPTDTPGLVKTPLPVSVKLPEKQFVLHFDDLRAPAEWLVGEEGNGFQQVFHGLNPERITGAALCVGIARHVLAKAADYASTRTVWDTPIGAHQGVAHPLAKAWIETDLAALMTAKAAWLHDNDLPAGEAANVAKYAAAEAAGAAAEAAIQAHGGNGLATEYGLLPYWGISRLLRIAPVSREMVLNFVAQHSLGLPRSY; encoded by the coding sequence GTGGACTTTCGGGAGACGTCGGAGCACAGGGACCTCCGGGACACGGTGCGGGCGATCACCGCGAAGTTCGGCCCGGAGTACTTCGTCCCGCGGGCCGAGGCCGGGGAGGCGACGCCCGAGCTGTGGGCGGAGCTGGGCCGGAACGGCTTCCTGGGGATCAACCTGCCCGAGGAGTACGGCGGGGGCGGCGCCGGGCTGGCCGAGCTGGCGATGGTCTGCGAGGAGACCGCGGCGGCGGGCTGCCCGCTGCTCCTGCTGCTGGTCTCGGCGGCGATCTCCGGCGAGATGATCTCCGACTTCGGCACGGAGGAGCAGAAGCGGTACTGGCTGCCGCGGATGGCCTCGGGCGCGGCGAAGGTGGTCTTCGGTATCACCGAGCCGGACGCGGGGTCGAACACCCACCGGCTGTCCACCGTCGCCGAGCGGGACGGCGGCGATTTCGTGATCAACGGGACCAAGCACTACATCTCCGGGGTCGACGAGGCCGAGGCGGTCCTGCTCGTGGCCCGCTCGGGGCGGGACGAGGCCACCGGGCGGGGCCGGCTGTCGCTGTTCCTCGTGCCCACGGACACGCCCGGCCTGGTGAAAACGCCCCTGCCGGTGTCGGTGAAGCTGCCGGAAAAGCAGTTCGTCCTGCACTTCGACGATCTGCGCGCCCCCGCCGAGTGGCTCGTGGGCGAGGAAGGAAACGGCTTCCAGCAGGTGTTCCACGGGCTGAACCCGGAACGGATCACCGGCGCGGCCCTGTGCGTCGGCATCGCCCGGCACGTGCTGGCCAAGGCCGCGGACTACGCGTCGACGAGAACGGTCTGGGACACGCCGATCGGCGCGCACCAGGGCGTCGCGCACCCGCTCGCGAAGGCCTGGATCGAGACCGATCTGGCCGCGCTGATGACGGCGAAGGCGGCGTGGCTGCACGATAACGACCTGCCGGCCGGCGAAGCGGCCAACGTGGCCAAGTACGCGGCGGCGGAGGCGGCGGGCGCCGCGGCCGAGGCGGCCATCCAGGCCCACGGCGGCAACGGCCTCGCCACGGAGTACGGCCTGCTGCCGTACTGGGGCATCTCGCGCCTGCTCCGGATCGCCCCGGTGAGCCGGGAGATGGTGCTCAACTTCGTCGCCCAGCACAGCCTCGGGCTGCCCCGCTCGTACTGA
- a CDS encoding acyl-CoA carboxylase subunit beta has translation MTTVLRSAVNTADETFQANVRHQEQVLAELDEQIQAAIAGGGPRYQQRHRDRGRLLVRERIELLLDRDASFLELSSLAAWGTQFLVGASVVTGIGVVSGVECMFIAHDPTVRGGAMNPYSLKKTLRALEIARINRLPVINLVESGGADLPTQSELFVHAGKIFHDLTELSSLAIPTIALVFGNSTAGGAYVPGMCDYAVMVDRQAKVFLGGPPLVKMATGEDADDEELGGAAMHAKVSGLCDYFATDERDCIRIGRQIVSELNWRKLGPGPTLPADEPLYDPAELLGLAPSDIKVPFDPREVIARVVDGSRFGEYKPLWGTSLVTGWASVHGYPVGILANARGVLFSEEAKKASEFIQLANQTDTPLLFLQNTTGYMVGKEYEQGGIIKDGAKMINSVANSKVPHITLNLAASFGAGNYGMSGRAYDPRLMFAWAGSRLAVMGAAQLAGVMSIVAKQSAASSGREFDAEADERNRAAIEAQIDQESHSFFVTARLYDDGLIDPRDTRTVLGIALSAAHSNTIAGQRGYGVFRM, from the coding sequence ATGACGACCGTCCTGCGTTCCGCGGTGAACACCGCGGACGAGACCTTCCAGGCCAACGTCCGGCACCAGGAGCAGGTGCTGGCCGAGCTGGACGAGCAGATCCAGGCCGCCATCGCCGGCGGCGGGCCGCGGTACCAGCAACGGCACCGGGACCGGGGGCGGCTGCTGGTCCGGGAGCGGATCGAGCTGCTGCTGGACCGGGACGCCTCGTTCCTGGAGCTGTCGTCGCTCGCGGCGTGGGGCACGCAGTTCCTCGTCGGCGCCTCGGTGGTGACCGGCATCGGGGTGGTCTCCGGCGTCGAGTGCATGTTCATCGCGCACGACCCGACCGTGCGCGGTGGCGCGATGAACCCGTACTCGCTGAAGAAGACGTTGCGGGCACTGGAGATCGCGCGGATCAACCGGCTGCCGGTGATCAACCTGGTCGAGTCCGGCGGTGCGGACCTGCCCACCCAGTCCGAGCTGTTCGTGCACGCCGGGAAGATCTTCCACGACCTCACCGAACTGTCTTCGCTGGCGATCCCGACGATCGCCCTCGTGTTCGGGAACTCGACCGCCGGCGGCGCGTACGTGCCCGGCATGTGCGACTACGCGGTGATGGTCGACCGGCAGGCGAAGGTCTTCCTCGGCGGCCCGCCGCTGGTGAAGATGGCGACCGGCGAGGACGCGGACGACGAGGAGCTCGGCGGCGCGGCCATGCACGCCAAGGTTTCCGGGCTGTGCGACTACTTCGCCACGGACGAGCGGGACTGCATCCGCATCGGGCGGCAGATCGTCTCGGAGCTCAACTGGCGCAAGCTCGGCCCCGGCCCGACGCTGCCCGCCGACGAGCCGCTGTACGACCCCGCCGAGCTGCTCGGCCTCGCGCCGTCGGACATCAAGGTCCCGTTCGACCCGCGCGAGGTGATCGCCCGGGTCGTCGACGGCTCCCGGTTCGGTGAGTACAAACCCTTGTGGGGCACCAGCCTGGTCACCGGCTGGGCGTCCGTGCACGGCTACCCGGTGGGGATCCTGGCCAACGCGCGCGGCGTGCTGTTCAGCGAGGAGGCCAAGAAGGCCAGCGAGTTCATCCAGCTCGCGAACCAGACCGACACCCCGCTGCTGTTCCTGCAGAACACCACCGGCTACATGGTCGGCAAGGAGTACGAGCAGGGCGGGATCATCAAGGACGGCGCCAAGATGATCAACTCGGTGGCCAACAGCAAGGTCCCGCACATCACCCTGAACCTGGCCGCGTCGTTCGGCGCGGGCAACTACGGCATGTCCGGCCGGGCCTACGACCCGCGGCTGATGTTCGCCTGGGCCGGATCCCGGCTCGCGGTGATGGGCGCCGCGCAGCTGGCCGGGGTCATGTCGATCGTGGCGAAGCAGTCGGCGGCCTCGTCCGGGCGGGAGTTCGACGCCGAGGCCGACGAGCGCAACCGCGCGGCGATCGAGGCGCAGATCGACCAGGAGTCGCATTCCTTCTTCGTCACCGCGCGGCTCTACGACGACGGCCTGATCGACCCCCGTGACACCCGCACCGTGCTCGGCATCGCGCTGTCCGCCGCGCACTCCAACACCATCGCCGGCCAGCGTGGCTACGGCGTCTTCCGGATGTGA
- a CDS encoding acetyl/propionyl/methylcrotonyl-CoA carboxylase subunit alpha, with translation MTSRTTPGPIRKLLVANRGEIAERVIRSARALDIATVAVHSDPDADALFVEAADEAVLLPGAAAADTYLRADLIVEAALATGADAIHPGYGFLSENAEFARRCAQAGLIFVGPPVEAIEAMGSKIAAKELMAKAGVPVLPGATIDDAEDVDAAAVTAMADDIGYPLLVKAAFGGGGRGMRIVRAAGDVVEAVTGARREAASAFGNGTVFLERYVENPRHVEVQIFGDTQGTVVHLFERECSIQRRYQKIIEEAPSPAVDEALRAQLGDAAVAAGAAIGYTGAGTVEFVMAPSGEFFFLEVNTRLQVEHPVTEEITGLDLVALQLRVAEGEPLPIEAREPTITGHAVEARLYAEDPAADYRPGSGPLHRFRVPDLPGVRVDTGVRDGSVVGTNYDPMLAKVIAHGRTRAEAVRKLARALSEARIHGPVTNRDLLVAILREPEFAAGAIDTGYLTRHDPAALVGLPGKDAVAVHALAAAVAGQAERRAQARVQRPVPTGWRNVASAPQHAEYRIGETDVDLTYRFTRHGLGAQVDGVPLDGLAVLDARPDRVDLRVGGIRRTVEVHQVGDTVYCDSVLAATTLVERPRLPEPGTDAAPGSLLAPMPGTVIRVAAEQGQLVEAGAVIAVFEAMKMEHAVRAPVAGLVAELSVRVGQNVEAGETVAVITEEEA, from the coding sequence ATGACCAGCCGGACCACCCCGGGCCCGATCCGGAAGCTGCTCGTGGCCAACCGCGGCGAGATCGCCGAACGGGTCATCCGCTCCGCGCGCGCTCTGGACATCGCCACGGTCGCCGTGCACTCCGACCCGGACGCCGACGCGCTGTTCGTCGAGGCCGCGGACGAGGCCGTGCTGCTGCCCGGCGCGGCGGCCGCCGACACGTACCTGCGCGCCGACCTCATCGTCGAGGCGGCACTGGCGACGGGCGCGGACGCGATCCACCCGGGTTACGGGTTCCTGTCCGAGAACGCGGAGTTCGCGCGCCGGTGCGCGCAGGCCGGGCTGATCTTCGTCGGGCCGCCGGTCGAGGCGATCGAGGCGATGGGCTCGAAGATCGCCGCGAAGGAGCTGATGGCGAAGGCCGGCGTCCCGGTGCTGCCGGGCGCCACGATCGACGACGCGGAGGATGTCGACGCCGCGGCCGTCACCGCGATGGCAGACGACATCGGCTATCCCCTGCTGGTCAAGGCTGCCTTTGGTGGCGGCGGGCGGGGAATGCGGATCGTCCGGGCGGCCGGCGACGTCGTCGAGGCCGTGACGGGCGCGCGGCGTGAGGCGGCGTCGGCGTTCGGAAACGGGACGGTGTTCCTCGAGCGGTACGTGGAAAACCCGCGGCACGTCGAGGTGCAGATCTTCGGCGACACCCAGGGCACCGTGGTGCACCTGTTCGAGCGCGAGTGCTCGATCCAGCGGCGGTACCAGAAGATCATCGAGGAGGCGCCGTCACCGGCGGTGGACGAGGCTTTGCGCGCGCAGCTCGGTGACGCGGCCGTCGCGGCGGGCGCGGCGATCGGCTACACCGGCGCGGGAACCGTCGAATTCGTCATGGCGCCCAGCGGCGAGTTCTTCTTCCTGGAGGTCAACACCCGGCTGCAGGTCGAGCACCCGGTCACCGAGGAGATCACCGGGCTCGACCTGGTCGCCCTCCAGCTCCGGGTCGCCGAGGGCGAGCCGCTGCCGATCGAGGCGCGCGAGCCGACGATCACCGGGCACGCCGTGGAAGCCCGGCTGTACGCCGAGGATCCCGCCGCCGACTACCGGCCGGGCAGCGGGCCCCTGCACCGCTTCCGCGTCCCGGACCTGCCCGGGGTGCGCGTCGACACCGGCGTGCGGGACGGTTCGGTCGTCGGCACGAACTACGACCCGATGCTCGCCAAGGTCATCGCGCACGGCCGGACTCGCGCCGAAGCCGTGCGAAAACTGGCCAGAGCCCTTTCGGAAGCCCGGATCCACGGTCCGGTCACCAATCGCGACCTGCTGGTCGCGATCCTGCGTGAGCCCGAGTTCGCCGCCGGCGCCATTGACACCGGTTATCTCACGCGTCACGATCCCGCCGCGCTGGTCGGTCTGCCCGGCAAGGACGCGGTGGCCGTGCACGCACTGGCCGCCGCGGTGGCGGGACAGGCGGAACGCCGTGCGCAGGCGCGGGTGCAACGCCCGGTGCCCACCGGATGGCGCAATGTCGCGAGTGCTCCGCAGCACGCCGAGTACCGCATCGGCGAAACCGACGTCGACCTCACCTACCGCTTCACCCGGCACGGTCTGGGGGCACAGGTCGACGGCGTGCCGCTGGACGGCCTCGCGGTGCTCGACGCGCGTCCGGACCGGGTCGACCTCCGGGTGGGCGGGATCCGGCGCACGGTCGAGGTCCACCAGGTCGGCGACACCGTTTACTGCGACAGCGTGCTCGCCGCCACCACGCTGGTCGAGCGGCCGCGGCTGCCCGAGCCCGGGACGGACGCGGCACCCGGATCGCTGCTGGCGCCCATGCCCGGCACCGTGATCCGGGTCGCGGCGGAGCAGGGGCAGCTGGTCGAAGCGGGCGCGGTGATCGCGGTGTTCGAGGCCATGAAGATGGAGCACGCCGTCCGCGCCCCGGTGGCGGGCCTGGTCGCCGAGCTGTCGGTTCGGGTCGGGCAGAACGTCGAAGCGGGCGAGACCGTCGCCGTCATCACCGAGGAGGAGGCCTGA
- a CDS encoding enoyl-CoA hydratase/isomerase family protein, whose protein sequence is MAPVSYEVANGVAWLTINRPEAHNALSEAVRKGLFDGVHRFNADDTAKVLVLTGAGEKAFCAGGDLKEMNEAALTVPPPDFLPQLGRNIDVPKPTIAAVNGIAYGGGFLLAQQCDLVVAAEHARFAVSEVKVGRGSPWAAPLSWLVPPRVALEILLTGDPISAARAQQYGLVNDVVPAAALHERAQQLAERIAANAPLSVLAAKRTAYLSAEHDRAEAYDRAEEIWAPVYRSQDAQEGPLAFREKRAPVWQSR, encoded by the coding sequence ATGGCCCCGGTCAGCTACGAGGTGGCCAACGGCGTCGCCTGGCTCACCATCAATCGCCCCGAGGCGCACAACGCGCTGAGCGAAGCCGTCCGAAAAGGACTGTTCGACGGGGTGCACCGGTTCAACGCCGACGACACGGCGAAGGTGCTCGTGCTGACCGGCGCGGGGGAGAAGGCGTTCTGCGCGGGCGGTGACCTCAAGGAGATGAACGAGGCCGCGCTGACCGTGCCGCCCCCGGACTTCCTGCCGCAGCTGGGCCGCAACATCGACGTGCCGAAGCCGACCATCGCCGCGGTCAACGGGATCGCTTACGGGGGCGGGTTCCTGCTCGCCCAGCAGTGCGACCTGGTCGTGGCCGCCGAGCACGCCCGGTTCGCCGTCTCGGAGGTGAAGGTCGGCCGCGGTTCGCCGTGGGCCGCCCCGCTTTCGTGGCTCGTGCCGCCGCGCGTCGCGCTGGAGATCCTGCTGACCGGCGACCCGATCAGCGCCGCGCGGGCGCAGCAATACGGGTTGGTCAACGACGTCGTCCCGGCGGCCGCGCTGCACGAGCGCGCGCAGCAGCTCGCCGAACGGATCGCCGCCAACGCCCCGCTTTCGGTGCTCGCCGCCAAACGCACTGCCTACCTTTCCGCCGAGCACGACCGGGCGGAGGCGTACGACCGGGCCGAGGAGATCTGGGCGCCGGTCTACCGCTCGCAGGACGCGCAGGAGGGGCCGCTGGCCTTCCGGGAAAAGCGCGCGCCGGTCTGGCAGAGCCGCTGA
- a CDS encoding TIGR03084 family metal-binding protein, with product MGVTMDQVLDDLEAETRVLYELVADLGDPGIAAATPAAGWSIRDQLTHLAYFDETATLAAVNPPAFRRAAEALMAGGEDFPDRIAAEHAELPAADVRDWLVRARREFVAVFRGIDPKARLPWYGPDMSALSSATARLMETWAHGQDVADALGRPREPTDRLRHIAHLGVRTTAFSFSLNGKPVPDGPIRVDLTAPSGARWTWGPEGAADRVSGTALDFCLVVTQRRHLDDTALRADGPVAREWLSIAQAFAGAPGTGRGPSHRGGRS from the coding sequence ATGGGCGTCACGATGGACCAGGTGCTCGACGACCTCGAGGCCGAAACCCGGGTGCTGTACGAGCTGGTGGCCGACCTCGGCGACCCGGGGATCGCCGCCGCCACCCCGGCGGCGGGCTGGAGCATCCGCGACCAGCTCACCCACCTCGCGTACTTCGACGAAACGGCCACGCTGGCCGCGGTCAACCCCCCAGCGTTCCGGCGCGCTGCCGAGGCCCTGATGGCCGGCGGCGAGGATTTCCCCGACCGGATCGCCGCCGAGCACGCCGAACTGCCCGCGGCCGACGTCCGGGACTGGCTCGTCCGCGCGCGCCGGGAGTTCGTCGCTGTCTTCCGCGGGATCGATCCGAAGGCGCGCCTTCCTTGGTACGGGCCGGACATGAGCGCGCTGTCCTCGGCCACCGCCCGCCTGATGGAGACCTGGGCGCACGGCCAGGACGTCGCCGACGCCCTCGGCCGGCCCCGCGAACCGACCGACCGGCTGCGCCACATCGCCCACCTCGGCGTGCGGACCACCGCGTTCTCCTTCTCCCTGAACGGAAAACCGGTGCCGGACGGGCCGATCCGGGTCGACCTCACGGCGCCGTCCGGGGCCCGCTGGACCTGGGGTCCGGAAGGCGCCGCGGACCGGGTGAGCGGGACCGCGCTCGACTTCTGCCTGGTGGTGACTCAGCGCCGTCACCTCGACGACACCGCTCTGAGAGCCGACGGGCCGGTCGCCCGCGAGTGGCTGTCGATCGCCCAGGCCTTCGCCGGCGCCCCGGGGACCGGACGCGGGCCAAGCCACCGAGGAGGACGATCGTGA
- a CDS encoding acyclic terpene utilization AtuA family protein, giving the protein MVEGGPIDVLTGDYLAELTMLILWKARQKDPSAGYAKTFLTQVEHVLGTCLDRGIRIVSNAGGLNPAGLATELGALAGRLGLHPRIAYVDGDDLVGRLEDLQEAGHALAHLDTGRKLADAGVHPVSANAYLGAWGITEALRADADLVVTGRVTDASVVVGPAAWWHGWQWDSDDIHDKIAGAMAAGHVIECGPQATGGNYAFFEEVTDRRYPGFPIAEVEADGSSVITKHQNTGGLVSIGTVTAQLLYEIAEPAYLGPDAVARFDTLELASDGENRVRIRGARGSAPTDQLKVALNYEGGYRNTMTLVLTGTRIEEKAAWAEQQLAELLGGRDRFAEFDVRLLRFDHPDAATNAEATAHLRVTVKDPDRRKVGRAFSNTTMELALGGYPGFHTTTPPSAESAYGVYWPTLVPAAEVEHRVTLPDGTVRTIPHDPVTAAVPEYVPPPGTPVPAVGPTRRLPLGTIAGARSGDKGGNANIGVWTRTDEEYAWLRGYLTAARVRELIPETAGLEIRRYELPNLRAVNLVVVGILGAGVASATRPDPQAKGLGEYLRSRLADLPESLLRS; this is encoded by the coding sequence ATGGTCGAGGGTGGCCCGATCGACGTGCTCACCGGCGACTACCTGGCCGAGCTGACCATGCTGATCCTGTGGAAAGCCAGGCAAAAGGACCCGTCCGCGGGTTATGCGAAGACCTTCCTCACCCAGGTCGAGCACGTGCTGGGCACCTGCCTCGACCGCGGCATCCGGATCGTCTCCAACGCCGGCGGGCTCAACCCCGCCGGGCTCGCCACGGAACTCGGCGCCCTGGCCGGGCGGCTCGGCCTGCACCCGCGGATCGCCTATGTGGACGGTGACGATCTCGTCGGCCGGCTCGAGGATCTGCAAGAAGCCGGCCACGCGCTGGCCCACCTCGACACCGGCCGCAAGCTCGCCGACGCCGGCGTGCACCCGGTGTCCGCCAACGCTTACCTCGGCGCGTGGGGCATCACCGAGGCCCTGCGGGCGGACGCCGACCTCGTGGTCACCGGGCGCGTCACCGACGCCTCGGTGGTGGTCGGCCCGGCGGCGTGGTGGCACGGCTGGCAGTGGGACTCCGACGACATCCACGACAAGATCGCCGGCGCGATGGCGGCCGGGCACGTGATCGAGTGCGGTCCCCAGGCCACCGGCGGGAACTACGCGTTTTTCGAGGAGGTCACCGACCGCCGGTACCCGGGTTTCCCGATCGCCGAGGTCGAGGCCGACGGGTCGAGCGTGATCACCAAGCACCAGAACACCGGCGGCCTGGTCTCGATCGGCACCGTGACCGCGCAGCTGCTCTACGAGATCGCTGAGCCGGCCTACCTCGGGCCCGACGCCGTCGCCCGGTTCGACACCCTGGAGCTGGCTTCCGACGGCGAAAACCGCGTTCGCATCAGGGGTGCCCGCGGCAGCGCCCCGACCGACCAGCTGAAGGTCGCGCTCAACTACGAGGGCGGCTACCGCAACACGATGACCCTGGTGCTCACCGGCACGCGGATCGAGGAGAAGGCGGCCTGGGCCGAACAGCAGCTGGCCGAGCTGCTCGGCGGGCGGGACCGGTTCGCCGAGTTCGACGTGCGGCTGCTGCGGTTCGACCACCCGGACGCGGCCACGAACGCCGAGGCGACCGCGCACCTGCGCGTCACGGTCAAGGACCCGGACCGGCGCAAGGTCGGGCGGGCCTTCTCCAACACCACCATGGAACTCGCGCTCGGCGGTTACCCCGGCTTCCACACCACCACGCCGCCGTCGGCGGAAAGTGCTTACGGCGTCTACTGGCCGACGCTGGTCCCGGCCGCCGAGGTCGAGCACCGCGTCACGCTGCCGGACGGCACCGTGCGGACCATCCCGCACGATCCGGTCACGGCCGCGGTGCCGGAGTACGTGCCGCCGCCGGGAACGCCCGTGCCCGCCGTCGGGCCGACGCGACGGTTGCCGCTCGGCACGATCGCCGGCGCGCGGTCCGGCGACAAGGGCGGCAACGCGAACATCGGCGTGTGGACCCGCACCGACGAGGAGTACGCCTGGCTGCGCGGTTATCTCACCGCAGCGCGCGTCCGTGAGCTGATCCCGGAGACGGCCGGGCTGGAGATCCGGCGCTACGAGCTGCCGAACCTGCGCGC